From a single Pseudomonas sp. A34-9 genomic region:
- a CDS encoding VF530 family protein translates to MNEQTPDPLHGVTLEQILNALVSHYEWSGLAERIDIRCFKSDPSIKSSLTFLRKTPWAREKVERLYVKLMRTKRPL, encoded by the coding sequence ATGAACGAACAAACCCCCGATCCGCTGCACGGCGTGACCCTTGAACAGATCCTCAACGCCTTGGTGAGCCATTACGAATGGTCAGGGCTGGCCGAGCGCATCGATATCCGCTGCTTCAAGAGCGATCCGAGCATCAAGTCGAGCCTGACGTTCCTGCGCAAAACCCCATGGGCGCGGGAGAAGGTCGAGCGTTTGTACGTCAAGTTGATGCGCACCAAGCGACCGCTCTGA
- a CDS encoding siderophore-interacting protein, protein MTAVDTQTIHRVMYEIKRRKLEVLRVVDLTPRMRRITLGGPELAGFISLGTDDHVKLLFPQNAEQTAALETMVLGGKNDGPTPEMRDYTPRRYDLDALELDIDFVLHGDGPASTWAEQAAPGQFLHIGGPRGSMIVPDIFDSYLLIGDETALPAIARRLEGLAANRKALVVIEVENGAEQQVLESAAQVNVIWVLREGGQDNLLTTVKQLQVPKGNLYAWVATETKVSRQIRRVLLDEHGLDEKLVKAVGYWRAEGSEEE, encoded by the coding sequence ATGACTGCAGTCGATACCCAAACCATTCACCGCGTGATGTACGAAATAAAACGGCGCAAGCTGGAAGTGTTGCGTGTGGTCGACCTGACCCCGCGCATGCGCCGCATCACCCTCGGCGGGCCGGAGCTGGCCGGGTTCATCAGCCTCGGCACCGATGATCATGTGAAGTTGCTGTTCCCGCAGAACGCCGAACAGACAGCGGCGCTGGAAACCATGGTGCTCGGTGGCAAGAACGACGGGCCGACGCCCGAGATGCGCGACTACACCCCGCGTCGCTACGACCTCGATGCGCTGGAACTGGACATTGATTTTGTTCTGCACGGCGACGGCCCTGCGTCGACCTGGGCTGAGCAAGCTGCACCGGGACAATTCCTGCACATCGGCGGCCCGCGCGGCTCGATGATCGTGCCGGATATTTTCGACAGCTACCTGCTGATCGGCGACGAAACCGCCCTGCCCGCCATCGCCCGCCGCCTCGAAGGCCTCGCGGCCAATCGCAAGGCGCTGGTGGTGATCGAGGTGGAGAACGGTGCCGAGCAGCAAGTGCTGGAAAGCGCAGCGCAGGTCAATGTGATCTGGGTGTTGCGCGAGGGCGGCCAGGACAACCTGCTGACCACCGTCAAGCAATTGCAGGTGCCCAAAGGCAATCTGTACGCGTGGGTGGCGACAGAGACCAAAGTGTCGCGGCAGATTCGCCGGGTGTTGCTCGATGAGCACGGGCTGGATGAGAAGTTGGTGAAAGCCGTCGGTTACTGGCGCGCCGAAGGTTCCGAAGAGGAGTGA
- a CDS encoding TcfC E-set like domain-containing protein: MFPMTPIAAALALLFCASAAVASNSTGTTPRSLLAQAKGLPADFEEHFFDVPLAVRVEVDQQPLGEAMVVLSRDDRITLLEFTDTSENRLGPAEREKWASFLKPGVPLGACSGSCPDQFLAVHYNLENSLVSILTENAERDVEAKRYYEQPDSGSHGLMVRNQLNLNGGQDQDLGGRFGLEASSSLGNWSQTLNLQLARLGGPDDKLYHAIQELHTQRELQGSFFRLGYFTPNSEGLTRQPRTFGTSPDTAVGVMYGSSDSLAINSPMPSVYPIYVTANRQGSVEIWRDGLLINTQSVPAGLQTLDTRPLPGGIYEVEVRLIEDGQITSTTQELVYKPNNWRNLDERWRYNVFAGEEQKLLSNWDTQASGSPTAGASVNYLLHPRVILGLSARQIREKLQYGTSIDWTLANHISLYANVYKTEDYGTGLDLQSLYNYGAGSIVVSHNRSWLDTTNTYDTLPDGTRIRPRNVFIGQTSNSSLALNHRLSSKSSVNARVSHSEGNVEGMGVDLGWTQRTMVLGSDASWRLSVFDRPGSFSSGDARNRGVDLSINMALGAPGQQITGSIGSRTARDGTRDNNASLGWRKDFQDHVLQNVSLTALTDTYGVGVSSLANFRTDSVSGDGFIQRSSYNGNFTGGLNVDSTLVVGGQQMLMTSQSEVRGAGLIVDVESDIDDIVLRADDYSGGGAALKPGRNFIPITAYQNSSVSFDFEGNHVPAASIEPPRTRYHLNKGGVEYRKVRVMKTLTVLGRLVDGQGRALKGHHVINHASRGVTEVDGFFSMEMNAGSPTLEVRQGNQLLCQFRLDAGSHRSENNVLMIGDLRCTPDTLADVNSTEQKAG; this comes from the coding sequence ATGTTCCCGATGACACCCATCGCGGCTGCGCTTGCGCTGTTGTTTTGTGCCAGCGCAGCCGTGGCGTCCAACTCCACCGGAACCACACCCCGCAGTCTGCTGGCGCAGGCCAAGGGTTTGCCGGCGGATTTCGAAGAGCATTTCTTTGATGTGCCTCTGGCGGTACGGGTCGAAGTCGATCAGCAACCGCTGGGTGAGGCCATGGTGGTGTTGTCCCGCGATGATCGCATCACCCTGCTCGAATTCACCGACACCAGCGAAAACCGTTTGGGCCCCGCCGAACGCGAAAAGTGGGCGAGTTTTCTCAAGCCCGGTGTGCCACTGGGGGCGTGCAGTGGCTCCTGCCCGGACCAGTTTCTGGCGGTGCACTACAACCTGGAAAACTCGCTGGTCTCGATTCTTACCGAGAACGCCGAACGCGATGTCGAGGCCAAGCGTTATTACGAACAGCCCGACAGCGGCAGTCACGGCTTGATGGTGCGTAATCAGCTCAATCTCAATGGCGGTCAGGACCAGGATCTCGGCGGACGCTTTGGCCTAGAAGCCAGCTCAAGCCTGGGCAACTGGAGCCAGACGCTGAATCTGCAATTGGCCCGCCTCGGCGGTCCGGACGACAAGCTTTATCACGCCATTCAAGAGCTGCACACCCAGCGCGAACTGCAAGGCAGTTTTTTCCGCCTGGGCTATTTCACCCCCAATTCCGAAGGGCTGACCCGTCAACCGCGCACGTTCGGCACCAGCCCCGACACCGCCGTCGGTGTGATGTACGGCAGCTCCGACAGCCTGGCCATCAACAGCCCGATGCCCAGCGTTTATCCGATCTACGTCACTGCCAACCGCCAGGGTTCGGTGGAGATCTGGCGCGACGGCCTGCTGATCAATACCCAATCGGTGCCGGCCGGTTTGCAGACCCTCGACACCCGACCATTGCCCGGCGGCATTTATGAAGTGGAAGTGCGGCTGATCGAAGACGGCCAGATCACCTCCACCACTCAGGAGTTGGTGTACAAGCCCAACAACTGGCGCAACCTCGACGAGCGCTGGCGTTACAACGTGTTCGCCGGTGAAGAACAGAAACTGCTGAGCAACTGGGACACCCAGGCCAGCGGCAGCCCGACGGCGGGCGCTTCGGTCAATTACTTGCTGCATCCACGGGTGATTCTCGGCCTGTCGGCGCGGCAGATCCGTGAAAAGCTGCAATACGGCACGTCCATCGACTGGACCCTGGCCAACCACATCAGTCTGTACGCCAACGTCTACAAGACCGAGGATTACGGCACCGGTCTCGATCTGCAAAGCCTCTACAACTACGGCGCCGGCAGCATTGTTGTCAGCCACAACCGCAGTTGGCTCGACACCACCAATACCTACGATACGTTGCCCGATGGCACTCGGATCCGGCCGCGCAATGTGTTTATTGGCCAGACCAGTAATTCTTCGTTGGCGCTCAACCATCGCCTCAGCAGCAAGAGTTCGGTCAACGCGCGGGTCTCGCACAGCGAGGGCAATGTCGAAGGGATGGGTGTCGATCTGGGCTGGACCCAGCGCACGATGGTGCTGGGCAGCGATGCCAGTTGGCGCCTGTCAGTCTTTGATCGGCCGGGCAGTTTCAGCAGCGGCGATGCGCGCAATCGCGGGGTCGACCTGAGCATCAACATGGCGCTCGGCGCCCCCGGCCAGCAGATCACCGGCAGTATCGGCTCACGCACGGCCCGCGACGGCACGCGTGACAACAACGCTTCGCTCGGCTGGCGCAAGGATTTTCAGGATCACGTCCTGCAAAACGTCTCGCTTACGGCGCTCACCGACACGTATGGCGTGGGCGTATCCAGCCTGGCCAATTTCCGCACCGATTCGGTCAGCGGCGACGGTTTCATCCAGCGTTCTTCTTACAACGGCAACTTCACCGGCGGCCTCAACGTCGACAGCACGCTGGTGGTCGGCGGGCAGCAGATGCTCATGACCAGTCAGAGCGAAGTGCGCGGCGCCGGGCTGATTGTCGACGTCGAGTCGGACATCGACGACATCGTTCTGCGGGCCGACGATTACAGCGGCGGCGGTGCGGCGTTGAAGCCGGGGCGCAATTTCATCCCGATCACCGCTTACCAGAACAGTTCGGTGAGTTTCGACTTCGAGGGCAACCACGTACCGGCCGCGTCCATCGAGCCACCGCGTACCCGCTATCACCTGAACAAGGGGGGCGTGGAGTACCGCAAGGTCCGCGTGATGAAAACCCTGACCGTGCTCGGCCGACTGGTGGATGGGCAGGGGCGGGCGCTCAAGGGCCACCACGTGATCAACCACGCCAGCCGTGGGGTGACCGAAGTCGACGGGTTCTTCTCGATGGAAATGAATGCCGGCTCACCGACCCTGGAAGTGCGTCAGGGCAACCAGTTGCTGTGTCAGTTCCGCCTCGATGCCGGCAGTCATCGCAGTGAAAACAATGTGTTGATGATCGGCGACCTGCGTTGCACGCCGGACACCCTTGCCGACGTCAATTCCACAGAACAGAAGGCAGGTTGA
- a CDS encoding Pr6Pr family membrane protein, which translates to MDAGWRRRRLITLVAVLGWAGLAIQLYLIFFARLSVGASLLGGLVSFFSYFTILTNTLVATVLTCAVTERESAARRWFLQPWVSSGIAVSIAVVGLAYSILLRHLWHPEGWQFIADELLHDVMPLLFLGYWWFCVPKGTLRLWHLPLWLIYPLVYFIYALLRGHLLGAYAYPFIDVAVLGYPQVLINAGGILVGFVLIGLALIGLDRWRFARS; encoded by the coding sequence ATGGACGCTGGCTGGCGGCGCCGTCGCCTGATCACCCTTGTCGCCGTGTTGGGCTGGGCCGGATTGGCCATTCAGCTTTACCTGATTTTCTTCGCGCGCTTGAGTGTCGGTGCCAGCCTGTTGGGCGGGCTGGTGAGTTTTTTCAGTTACTTCACGATATTGACCAACACGCTGGTGGCGACGGTGCTGACCTGTGCCGTGACCGAGCGAGAATCCGCTGCACGCCGTTGGTTTTTGCAGCCGTGGGTGAGCAGTGGCATTGCCGTGAGTATCGCTGTGGTGGGACTGGCCTACAGCATTTTGCTGCGGCACTTGTGGCACCCTGAAGGGTGGCAATTTATTGCCGATGAATTGCTGCACGACGTGATGCCGCTGCTATTTCTGGGCTATTGGTGGTTTTGCGTACCGAAAGGCACATTGCGCCTGTGGCATCTGCCGTTGTGGCTGATTTATCCACTGGTGTACTTCATCTATGCCTTGCTGCGCGGGCATTTGCTCGGGGCGTATGCGTATCCGTTCATTGATGTGGCGGTGCTGGGTTATCCACAGGTGTTGATCAATGCCGGGGGGATATTGGTGGGGTTTGTGCTGATTGGCTTGGCCCTGATCGGCCTCGACCGCTGGCGGTTCGCACGAAGTTAA
- a CDS encoding DUF6124 family protein, with amino-acid sequence MKKPTPNPPETTDTSPYESPDSKKFHEAAERALDHYLKPNALTLRFHKPSTMFQVAPDQDSESLLVHACESLAQASLMTSDIAAYIDLPQRRTIMAIQQIIMLAELAVNRVLDNHEIPQPPPHS; translated from the coding sequence ATGAAAAAGCCTACACCCAATCCCCCCGAAACTACCGACACCTCGCCCTACGAATCCCCCGATTCGAAGAAATTCCACGAAGCCGCCGAACGCGCCCTCGACCACTACCTCAAGCCCAACGCCTTGACCCTGCGCTTCCACAAACCCAGCACCATGTTCCAGGTCGCCCCCGACCAGGACAGCGAAAGCCTGCTGGTCCACGCCTGCGAATCCCTGGCCCAGGCCAGCCTCATGACCAGCGACATCGCCGCCTACATCGACCTCCCTCAACGCCGGACGATTATGGCGATCCAGCAAATCATCATGCTCGCCGAACTGGCCGTGAACCGCGTGCTGGATAACCACGAAATCCCCCAACCTCCGCCACACAGCTAA
- a CDS encoding PadR family transcriptional regulator, with the protein MRDHHSPHREHGDGRDGFEKRPGRERGGRGPRVFAPGDLKLLLLALVAEQPCHGYDLIRQIEGMFDGAYSPSPGVIYPTLTFLEESELITGDAEGGKKRYSVTDAGRLSLSEQAVALDGVRMRIDVSKRSLRGHDRPPEIHEAVHNLRHALQMHHGRWSAEEILRVRDLLNDTAKAIVDGPAVQPAPEKAE; encoded by the coding sequence ATGAGAGACCATCATTCCCCCCACCGCGAACACGGCGACGGTCGCGACGGCTTTGAGAAGCGCCCGGGCCGCGAACGCGGCGGCCGTGGCCCGCGAGTATTCGCCCCCGGCGATCTGAAATTGCTGCTGCTGGCACTGGTCGCCGAACAGCCATGCCACGGCTACGACCTGATCCGCCAGATCGAAGGCATGTTCGACGGCGCCTACAGCCCCAGTCCCGGCGTGATCTATCCGACTCTGACCTTTCTTGAAGAAAGCGAACTGATTACCGGCGACGCCGAGGGCGGCAAAAAACGCTATAGCGTCACCGATGCCGGGCGCCTGTCCCTGAGCGAACAAGCCGTGGCACTCGATGGCGTACGCATGCGCATCGACGTCAGCAAGCGCTCGCTGCGCGGCCATGATCGGCCGCCGGAAATCCACGAGGCGGTGCACAACCTGCGCCATGCCCTGCAAATGCACCACGGGCGCTGGAGCGCCGAAGAAATTCTGCGTGTGCGTGACCTGCTCAACGACACCGCCAAAGCCATCGTCGACGGCCCTGCCGTTCAACCTGCCCCGGAGAAAGCCGAATGA
- a CDS encoding glucose/quinate/shikimate family membrane-bound PQQ-dependent dehydrogenase yields MSTESASSRGRLLPSLLGILLLLMGLAMLAGGVKLSMLGGSLYYLLAGIGIALSGILMLMRRRAALGLYALVLFASTVWALWEVGLDWWQLVPRLALWFVLGFVMLLPWFRRPLLLAGPAPMGTGGLTVAVILAGVTALASLFTHPGETFGELGRDTADTTSTAPAMPDGDWQAYGRTEFGDRYSPLKQITPANVGKLQEAWRIQTGDLPTADDPVELTNENTPLKANGMIYACTAHSKVLALDPDTGKELWRFDPQIKSPVGFKGFAHMTCRGVSYYDEAAYAKTENAASAVISEAGKAVAQACPRRLYLPTADARLIALNADTGKICEGFGNKGVVDLTQGIGPFTAGGYYSTSPAAITRDLVIMGGHVTDNESTNEPSGVIRAFDVRDGHLVWNWDSDKPDATEPLAPGETYSRNSANMWSLASVDEKLGMVYLPLGNQTPDQWGADRTPGAEKFSAGVVALDLATGKVRWNYQFTHHDLWDMDVGSQPTLLDMKTADGVKPALIAPTKQGSLYVLDRRDGTPIIPIKEIPVPQGAVKGDHTAPTQARSDLNLLAPELTEKAMWGASPFDQMLCRIQFKELRYEGQYTPPSEQGSLIYPGNVGVFNWGGVSVDPVRQMLFTSPNYMAFVSKMVPREQVAAGSKRESETAGVQPNTGAPYAVIMHPFMSPFGVPCQAPAWGYVAGIDLTTGKVVWKRKNGTSRDSSPIPIGFTLGVPSMGGSMVTAGGVGFLSGTLDQYLRAYDVNSGKELWKSRLPAGGQATPMTYTGKDGKQYVLLVVGGHGSLGTKMGDYVIAYKLPE; encoded by the coding sequence ATGAGCACCGAAAGTGCTTCGAGTCGGGGCCGTTTGCTACCGAGCCTGCTCGGCATTCTGCTTCTACTGATGGGCCTGGCCATGTTGGCCGGTGGGGTCAAGCTGAGCATGCTCGGCGGCTCGCTGTACTACCTGCTGGCCGGTATCGGCATTGCGCTGAGCGGCATTCTGATGCTGATGCGCCGTCGCGCGGCACTGGGCCTGTACGCCCTCGTCTTGTTTGCCAGCACCGTTTGGGCGCTGTGGGAAGTCGGTCTGGACTGGTGGCAACTGGTGCCACGTCTGGCCCTGTGGTTTGTCCTCGGCTTCGTGATGTTGCTGCCGTGGTTCCGCCGTCCACTGCTGCTCGCAGGCCCCGCGCCGATGGGCACTGGCGGTCTGACCGTGGCCGTGATTCTGGCCGGCGTCACCGCTTTGGCCAGCCTGTTCACCCACCCGGGTGAAACCTTCGGCGAACTGGGCCGCGACACCGCGGACACCACCAGTACCGCGCCAGCCATGCCCGATGGCGACTGGCAGGCCTATGGCCGCACCGAATTCGGTGACCGCTACTCGCCGCTGAAGCAGATCACCCCGGCCAACGTCGGCAAGCTGCAAGAAGCCTGGCGCATCCAGACCGGCGACCTGCCGACCGCTGATGACCCGGTCGAGCTGACCAACGAAAACACCCCGCTGAAAGCCAACGGCATGATCTATGCCTGCACCGCGCACAGCAAAGTGTTGGCCCTGGACCCGGACACCGGCAAAGAACTGTGGCGCTTCGACCCGCAGATCAAGAGCCCGGTGGGCTTCAAAGGCTTCGCGCACATGACCTGCCGTGGCGTGTCGTACTACGACGAAGCCGCGTACGCCAAAACTGAAAACGCAGCGTCCGCTGTGATTTCCGAAGCCGGCAAAGCCGTTGCTCAGGCGTGCCCGCGTCGTCTGTACCTGCCAACTGCTGATGCTCGCTTGATCGCGCTGAACGCCGACACCGGCAAAATCTGCGAAGGCTTCGGCAACAAAGGTGTGGTTGACCTGACCCAAGGCATCGGCCCGTTCACCGCCGGTGGTTACTACTCCACCTCGCCAGCGGCGATCACCCGTGATCTGGTGATCATGGGCGGTCACGTTACCGACAACGAATCGACCAACGAGCCATCGGGCGTGATCCGCGCTTTCGACGTGCGCGACGGCCATCTCGTGTGGAACTGGGACAGCGACAAGCCAGACGCCACCGAGCCTTTGGCACCGGGCGAAACCTACAGCCGCAACTCGGCCAACATGTGGTCGCTGGCCAGCGTCGACGAAAAACTTGGCATGGTGTACCTGCCACTGGGCAACCAGACCCCAGACCAGTGGGGCGCTGACCGCACCCCGGGCGCCGAGAAATTCAGCGCCGGCGTCGTAGCCCTGGACCTGGCCACCGGTAAAGTGCGCTGGAACTACCAGTTCACCCACCACGACCTGTGGGACATGGACGTTGGCAGCCAGCCAACCCTGCTCGACATGAAAACCGCCGACGGCGTGAAACCGGCGCTGATCGCCCCGACCAAACAGGGCAGCCTGTACGTCCTCGACCGTCGTGACGGCACGCCGATCATCCCGATCAAGGAAATCCCGGTCCCGCAAGGCGCCGTGAAAGGCGACCACACCGCACCGACCCAGGCCCGTTCGGACCTCAACCTGCTGGCCCCGGAACTGACCGAAAAAGCCATGTGGGGCGCGAGCCCGTTCGACCAGATGCTGTGCCGCATCCAGTTCAAAGAACTGCGTTACGAAGGCCAGTACACCCCGCCGTCAGAACAGGGCAGCCTGATCTACCCGGGTAACGTTGGCGTGTTCAACTGGGGCGGCGTCTCGGTCGACCCGGTTCGCCAAATGCTGTTCACCAGCCCGAACTACATGGCCTTCGTTTCGAAAATGGTGCCACGCGAGCAAGTCGCCGCCGGCAGCAAACGCGAAAGCGAAACCGCTGGCGTGCAGCCAAACACTGGCGCGCCCTACGCGGTGATCATGCACCCGTTCATGTCGCCATTCGGCGTACCGTGCCAGGCCCCGGCCTGGGGCTACGTCGCCGGTATCGATCTGACCACCGGCAAGGTTGTGTGGAAACGCAAAAACGGCACCAGCCGCGACAGCTCGCCGATCCCGATCGGCTTCACCCTCGGCGTGCCGAGCATGGGCGGTTCGATGGTCACGGCTGGCGGCGTCGGCTTCCTCAGCGGCACCCTTGACCAGTACCTGCGCGCCTATGACGTGAACAGCGGTAAAGAGCTGTGGAAATCGCGTCTGCCAGCAGGTGGTCAAGCGACTCCGATGACCTACACAGGCAAGGACGGCAAGCAATACGTGCTGCTCGTTGTGGGCGGTCACGGCTCGCTGGGCACCAAAATGGGTGACTATGTGATTGCGTACAAACTGCCGGAATAA
- a CDS encoding CS1 type fimbrial major subunit — MFKKLAIAAPLALLALGSTGAFAAGEASHSISLVAHVPTNGFYVVPTDPDLVNKDQDMSYQPTTGKMRDVNGFFDVRNNNGSVHASLESQPKLVAGNTSIDLQVLLNNKELTLTPQMVVGESESDVNYRAPLKISARGSNFQPGDYTGSVAMIFDAVPPIAGN, encoded by the coding sequence ATGTTCAAGAAACTCGCAATCGCCGCTCCACTGGCTCTTCTGGCACTGGGTTCCACTGGCGCATTCGCCGCTGGTGAAGCGTCGCACTCGATCAGCCTTGTCGCGCATGTGCCGACCAACGGTTTCTATGTGGTGCCGACCGATCCGGATCTGGTGAACAAAGATCAGGACATGAGCTATCAGCCGACCACCGGCAAAATGCGCGACGTCAATGGCTTCTTCGATGTGCGCAACAACAATGGCTCGGTACACGCCAGCCTGGAAAGCCAGCCGAAACTGGTAGCCGGTAACACCTCGATCGACCTGCAAGTCTTGCTCAATAACAAGGAACTGACCCTGACCCCGCAAATGGTGGTGGGTGAGTCGGAGTCCGACGTCAACTACCGCGCACCGCTGAAAATCTCCGCCCGTGGCAGCAACTTCCAGCCTGGCGATTACACCGGTTCCGTGGCGATGATCTTTGATGCCGTGCCGCCGATTGCTGGCAACTGA
- a CDS encoding IS3 family transposase (programmed frameshift) translates to MTRRYFSTDFKRDAACLVLDKDYSVSEACEAMGVGPTALRRWVEQLRQERNGKTPERSKAMTPDQQRIQELEAKIRRIEREKENLKKGYSSLDVGFPRSIRLVEELSEQYPRTELCGVFGINRSSFYDRLKQGTKVDVERDRLKIKAVELHQQSRGSMGARGLSEALRNEKESVGRYMARSLMREIGLKSQQRRRHRYKPSGAEAQYAPNHLERKFNVEAPNQVWCGDVTYIWAGTYWVYLAAVLDLHARRIVGWAMSRSPDSALTCQALKVAFESRGRPENLMFHSDQGCHYSSKMFRETLSDMRIKQSMSRRGNCWDNAPMERFFGSLKSEWIPKAGYRNEDEASTDVLRYLTHYYNRIRLHSHNGYRTPVAMEALAA, encoded by the exons TTGACTAGACGGTACTTTTCGACAGATTTCAAACGGGACGCGGCTTGCTTGGTACTGGATAAAGATTATTCAGTAAGTGAGGCCTGCGAAGCGATGGGGGTGGGCCCGACCGCTCTGCGCCGCTGGGTTGAGCAGTTGCGCCAGGAGCGCAACGGCAAGACGCCCGAAAGATCCAAGGCCATGACACCCGATCAACAACGCATTCAGGAACTGGAAGCAAAAATCCGACGGATTGAGCGTGAGAAAGAAA ATCTTAAAAAAGGCTACAGCTCTCTTGATGTCGGATTCCCTCGATCGATAAGGCTGGTCGAGGAGTTAAGCGAGCAATATCCAAGAACCGAGTTGTGTGGTGTGTTTGGAATCAACCGCAGCAGTTTTTACGACCGGTTGAAACAGGGCACAAAAGTTGATGTTGAACGCGATCGCCTCAAGATCAAGGCTGTTGAACTGCATCAGCAAAGTCGCGGTTCGATGGGCGCGCGAGGCCTGTCAGAGGCGTTGCGTAACGAAAAGGAGTCTGTAGGTCGCTACATGGCTCGTAGCCTGATGCGCGAAATTGGATTAAAGAGCCAGCAACGGCGCAGGCATCGTTACAAACCCAGCGGCGCGGAGGCTCAATACGCCCCTAACCATTTGGAGCGTAAATTCAACGTCGAGGCGCCCAATCAAGTGTGGTGTGGCGACGTGACTTACATCTGGGCGGGTACTTACTGGGTTTATCTGGCTGCGGTACTTGATCTGCATGCCCGACGCATCGTCGGCTGGGCGATGTCCCGAAGCCCGGATTCAGCACTAACCTGTCAAGCCTTGAAGGTGGCTTTCGAGTCGCGAGGACGGCCTGAAAACTTAATGTTCCATTCGGATCAGGGCTGTCATTACAGCAGCAAAATGTTCCGTGAAACGTTGTCGGACATGCGGATAAAACAAAGCATGAGTCGACGGGGAAACTGCTGGGATAACGCTCCGATGGAACGTTTCTTTGGCAGTTTGAAATCTGAATGGATACCCAAGGCCGGCTACCGAAACGAAGACGAAGCCAGTACCGATGTGTTGCGCTACCTGACCCACTATTACAATCGGATCAGGCTGCACAGCCACAACGGTTATAGGACTCCGGTAGCCATGGAGGCCCTGGCGGCATGA
- a CDS encoding carbohydrate porin, with translation MPDFSFSRDSAISTLRTLGGCTALGLVTCVQAAPAFDSESPYMLGDWNGTRPELSEKGYDFKLDYTGEMGSNLHGGYDHDRTARYSDQFGLGTHLDLQKILGWDDAEFQLTITKRSGNNISNDRINDPRVGGFTSAQEVWGRGQTTRLTQMWYQQKFFDQKLDIKVGRFGEGEDFNSFPCDFQNLAFCGSQVGNWVGGIWYNWPVSQWALRVKYHLTPELYAQVGAYEQNPSNLDRGNGFKLSGSGTQGAILPVELVWTPKLNGLPGEYRAGYYYSNAKASDVYKDNNGQPAALSGEAYRSASSKHGVWLGIQQQITSVASDNSRGLSVFANGTMHDKKTNAIDNYVQAGITYKGPFDARAKDDIGFALARVHVNPAYRKNAEASNRANAVYDYDDPSFLPPQDTEYSAELYYGVHVTNWLTVRPNLQYIRHPGGVNDVDDALIGGIKIQSSF, from the coding sequence ATGCCCGATTTTTCCTTCTCCCGAGACAGCGCTATCTCAACCCTGCGCACCCTTGGCGGCTGCACCGCTCTCGGCCTCGTCACCTGTGTTCAAGCGGCTCCCGCGTTCGACAGTGAATCACCGTACATGCTCGGTGACTGGAACGGCACGCGCCCCGAACTCTCGGAAAAAGGCTACGACTTCAAACTCGATTACACCGGCGAAATGGGCAGTAACCTGCACGGTGGCTACGACCACGACCGCACCGCGCGCTACAGCGACCAGTTCGGCCTCGGCACGCATCTGGACCTGCAAAAGATCCTCGGCTGGGACGACGCCGAGTTTCAACTGACCATTACCAAACGCAGCGGCAACAACATCAGCAACGATCGCATCAACGATCCGCGCGTGGGCGGCTTCACCTCGGCCCAGGAAGTCTGGGGCCGTGGCCAGACCACGCGCCTGACGCAGATGTGGTACCAGCAGAAATTCTTCGATCAGAAGCTCGACATCAAGGTCGGCCGTTTCGGCGAAGGCGAAGACTTCAACAGCTTCCCGTGCGACTTCCAGAACCTGGCGTTCTGCGGCTCGCAGGTCGGCAACTGGGTCGGCGGCATCTGGTACAACTGGCCGGTCAGCCAATGGGCACTGCGCGTCAAATATCACCTGACGCCAGAGTTGTACGCGCAGGTCGGCGCTTATGAACAGAACCCGTCGAACCTCGATCGCGGCAACGGCTTCAAACTCAGCGGCAGCGGCACCCAGGGTGCGATCCTGCCGGTCGAACTGGTGTGGACGCCGAAGCTCAACGGCCTGCCGGGCGAATACCGCGCCGGTTACTATTACAGCAACGCCAAGGCCAGCGACGTCTATAAGGACAACAATGGCCAACCGGCAGCGCTGAGCGGTGAAGCCTATCGCAGCGCGTCGAGCAAGCACGGCGTGTGGCTGGGCATTCAGCAGCAGATCACCAGCGTGGCCAGCGACAACAGTCGCGGCCTGAGCGTGTTCGCCAACGGCACGATGCACGACAAGAAAACCAACGCGATCGACAACTACGTGCAGGCCGGCATCACCTACAAAGGCCCGTTCGATGCGCGCGCCAAGGACGACATCGGTTTCGCCCTCGCCCGCGTGCACGTCAACCCGGCCTATCGCAAAAACGCTGAAGCCAGCAACCGCGCCAACGCCGTGTACGACTACGACGACCCGTCCTTCCTGCCGCCGCAAGACACCGAATACAGCGCCGAACTGTATTACGGCGTGCACGTGACGAACTGGCTGACCGTACGCCCGAACCTGCAATACATCCGCCACCCCGGTGGCGTGAACGACGTCGACGACGCCCTGATCGGCGGGATCAAGATCCAGTCCTCGTTCTAG